Proteins encoded by one window of Azospirillum brasilense:
- a CDS encoding cryptochrome/photolyase family protein has product MTTDQSPILVWFRNDLRLADNPALSAAAEDGAPVIPVYIRETDAHDPWLPGAASRWWLHGSLERLGKALDKLGSPLVLRSGDPAAVLAALAEETGADTVLCNRRAGPTAIARDRRVGERLSARGVTVHPHNAALLYEPGTIRTKSDTPFRVFTPFWKALLSMPEPPRPTRAPGKLTPPAKPVSSESLKDWGLLPSAPDWAGGLRERWEPGEEAARERLADFLDGPVAAYPTERDRPDHDGTSAMSPHLAFGEIGPRQIWHATRHAADQRHELAAGAEAFLRELGWREFNHHLLREEPGIPDTPLDTRFARFPWKTDRAGMRAWQRGRTGYPIVDAGMRQLWQTGWMHNRVRMIVGSFLIKDLLIPWQEGEAWFWDTLVDADIANNAGNWQWVAGCGADAAPFFRVFNPILQGEKFDPEGAYVRRYVPELAKLPNRWIHKPWEAPDEALRQANVKIGKDYPRPIVDHGTARDRALAAFNEIKKAGD; this is encoded by the coding sequence ATGACGACCGATCAATCCCCCATCCTCGTCTGGTTCCGCAACGATCTTCGCCTTGCCGACAACCCGGCGCTCAGCGCCGCGGCGGAGGATGGGGCGCCGGTCATCCCGGTCTACATCCGTGAGACGGACGCCCACGACCCCTGGCTTCCCGGCGCCGCCTCCCGCTGGTGGCTGCACGGCAGTCTGGAGCGGCTGGGCAAGGCGCTGGACAAGCTCGGCTCGCCGCTGGTGCTGCGCAGCGGCGACCCCGCCGCCGTGCTGGCGGCGCTGGCGGAAGAGACCGGCGCCGACACCGTGCTGTGCAACCGCCGCGCCGGCCCGACCGCCATCGCCCGCGACCGCCGGGTCGGCGAGCGGCTGAGCGCCCGCGGCGTGACGGTGCACCCCCACAACGCCGCTCTGCTCTACGAGCCGGGGACCATCCGCACCAAGTCTGACACGCCTTTCCGGGTGTTCACGCCCTTCTGGAAGGCGCTGCTGTCGATGCCGGAGCCGCCGCGCCCCACCCGCGCGCCGGGCAAGCTGACGCCGCCGGCCAAGCCGGTGTCCAGCGAGTCGCTGAAGGACTGGGGCCTGCTGCCCAGCGCGCCCGACTGGGCCGGCGGCCTGCGCGAGCGCTGGGAGCCCGGCGAGGAGGCGGCGCGGGAGCGGTTGGCCGACTTCCTGGACGGGCCGGTCGCCGCCTACCCGACCGAGCGCGACCGCCCCGACCATGACGGGACCTCCGCGATGTCGCCGCACCTCGCCTTCGGGGAGATCGGGCCGCGGCAAATCTGGCACGCCACGCGCCACGCCGCCGACCAGCGGCATGAGTTGGCCGCGGGTGCCGAGGCCTTCCTGCGGGAACTCGGCTGGCGGGAGTTCAACCACCATCTGCTGCGGGAGGAGCCGGGCATTCCGGACACGCCGCTGGACACCCGCTTCGCCCGCTTCCCTTGGAAGACGGACAGGGCGGGCATGCGCGCGTGGCAGCGCGGGCGCACCGGCTATCCCATCGTGGACGCCGGCATGCGGCAGCTCTGGCAGACCGGCTGGATGCACAACCGCGTGCGCATGATCGTCGGCTCCTTCCTCATCAAGGATCTGCTGATCCCCTGGCAGGAGGGCGAGGCGTGGTTCTGGGACACGCTGGTCGACGCCGACATCGCCAACAACGCGGGCAACTGGCAGTGGGTGGCCGGCTGCGGCGCCGACGCGGCCCCCTTCTTCCGCGTCTTCAACCCGATCCTTCAGGGGGAGAAGTTCGACCCGGAGGGCGCCTATGTCCGGCGCTATGTGCCGGAACTGGCAAAGCTGCCCAACCGCTGGATCCACAAGCCGTGGGAGGCCCCGGACGAGGCGCTGCGGCAGGCGAATGTGAAGATCGGCAAGGATTACCCGCGGCCGATCGTCGACCACGGCACGGCCCGCGACCGCGCGCTGGCCGCCTTCAACGAGATCAAGAAGGCCGGCGATTGA